Below is a window of Dehalococcoidia bacterium DNA.
GCAGAGGCGCCGCATGGCCCGCCAGCTCGGTGGCGTCGAGCGCCTCCCCCAGGACAGCGGCGGCGACGTCCTTGGCCAGCCTCTCGAGGCGATGAAACGAAGAAGGCACGACCTCCAGGTCGGCGAAGACGCGCGGGAACCAGGCGGCTGCCGCTTCTTTGAAGCGCTGCGGCAGGTCGCCGGCGCAGTCGATCAACCAGGCGCCCTCGAGGTGATGCTCCTCCACCGGGTCACCTATCGCGGAGTCGGCCCCGCCCACCCAGAGTTCGACCTCGATGTCGTCCCGGTGGGTGATAGGCAGGCGAGTGGCCCTGGGCTCGAAGCGGTGGTGGTCCTGCGGGTCGTAGAGGTCCGTCGTCAGGCTCATCCGGAGTCGATGTTACCCGGTTCTGCATGCCCTAGCTCGATGAGCCGGCGCCTCAGTTCGTCGTACTGCTCCCACGTCAGGAGTGACAGCAAATCGTCCGGCGGCGTGCCGAGGACGCGGGCGACCGTGCGCAGGCGGCCGCGGAGCAACGCCGCCTCTATGTCCGCGCGCAGGCCCAGAACGCGCACCGGCGGGCTTGGCACCAACTCTACGCTGTCCAGTTCCGGCCAGGGGTCGTCGTAGCCGGCGCGGCGAAGGGCATCCCGCAGCTCCTCCACGCAGCCGCGCTCGCCGAACAGTTCCAGCAGCTCTTCCGGCGCCCGTTCCACGATCTTCGCGACCGTGAAGAGCGCCGCCTTGTAGAGCCGCCAGTAGGTGCGGACGGAGAGGTCCAGTTGAGTGATGATGCGGTGGGGGTCGGGTGCAGGCACAGGTCGGACCATCAACGGGCCGGCGCTTCAGGCGGCCAGCAGTTCAGGACTGGAGGCGAGCGAATCGACAGGCGCTTCGGGGGCTTCCCGAATCATCTGGTCAACGCTTCCAGAACTGCCACCACTGCTTTCTGGAGGCGCCAGCGTGCTCCATCTCCATCATCGTGTGGCCCTTGCTGTGGTCATACTCTGTCTCGCGCTGAAGGACGCCGGCCGTATCGGCATCGAATTCTGCTTTGCAGCCCATGGAGCAGAAGTAGTAGGTCTTGCCCTCATGGTCGGAGCGCCCGGCCGCTGACGAGATCTCGATGTCCATGTGGCAGACGGGGTCGTGCACGGTCTGGGTTGGTGTGGTCATCGGCGGTGCCTCCTCTTCAGGGCGCGCTATCGGACGGCACGATCATATGGCGGACGGCCGCGAATGTCCCGTCCGGGATAGCGTCGCGGTCCGCATACTGCCGCCGGCCCTGGCAGCGCAGCCGCCAGCGGCCGCCAGTGCCGCGCGGGATGGGCTCTCCGCTCTCGATGTCATGGCGGTAAAGGCAAGCGATGGCCCGGCGCCACGCAGGCGTCCGGGCTTTCGCAAGCGAGGCGGTGTGGCCGCTATTCCTGGCGGGCGGGGCGCTGGAAGGGCGTGAAGACGTTGTTTTGCGGCACAGGCGCTTCCATGGCTGCGGCCCAGGTCTCGCCGTTGAGCTTGCGGAAGCGGTCCTTCGTGGCGT
It encodes the following:
- a CDS encoding YHS domain-containing protein, which codes for MTTPTQTVHDPVCHMDIEISSAAGRSDHEGKTYYFCSMGCKAEFDADTAGVLQRETEYDHSKGHTMMEMEHAGASRKQWWQFWKR